Proteins from a single region of Xenopus laevis strain J_2021 chromosome 9_10S, Xenopus_laevis_v10.1, whole genome shotgun sequence:
- the LOC121398848 gene encoding protein kinase C theta type-like produces MAPEILCGADYNTAVDWWSFGITICRMASNMFPFYGANDYDLIIYEEPNIPEWLPEDLKDLLKKLLNKQPYDRLGVHGNIRHHRFYSSINWLELEQQRIPPPFQVI; encoded by the exons ATGGCCCCAGAG ATCTTGTGCGGAGCGGACTACAACACGGCTGTGGACTGGTGGTCATTCGGGATCACCATTTGCAGGATGGCTTCCAATATGTTCCCATTTTATGGTGCAAATGATTATGATTTGATCATCTATGAGGAGCCCAACATACCTGAATGGCTGCCTGAAGATCTGAAAGACCTTTTGAAAAAG CTCCTGAATAAACAACCTTATGATCGCCTGGGTGTGCATGGAAATATCAGACACCATCGATTTTATTCATCTATTAATTGGCTGGAACTTGAACAACAACGGATACCACCACCTTTCCAGGTAATATGA